The Primulina eburnea isolate SZY01 chromosome 6, ASM2296580v1, whole genome shotgun sequence genome contains a region encoding:
- the LOC140833607 gene encoding succinate dehydrogenase subunit 7B, mitochondrial-like yields MAFLLNKTTLSALRLNSQAQKADGSSNLSRRRFHVEPGAREKALLAEDPALNRFKSYKKSVKRLKVFGDVLTIVVVAGCCYEIYVRAVMREEARKQAEESV; encoded by the exons ATGGCGTTCTTACTCAACAAAACTACCCTTTCTGCGCTTCGGCTCAATTCACAGGCGCAGAAAGCTGACGGTTCGTCGAATCTTTCGAGGCGTAGATTTCATGTTGAACCTGGGGCTCGCGAGAAGGCT CTTTTGGCAGAAGACCCAGCACTAAATCGGTTCAAGTCATATAAGAAAAGCGTGAAGCGCCTCAAAGTATTTGGAGATGTTCTTACTATTGTCGTTGTAGCTG GATGCTGCTACGAGATCTATGTTAGAGCAGTAATGCGAGAGGAAGCCCGTAAACAAGCAGAAGAGAGCGTGTAA